From one Musa acuminata AAA Group cultivar baxijiao chromosome BXJ2-6, Cavendish_Baxijiao_AAA, whole genome shotgun sequence genomic stretch:
- the LOC103988755 gene encoding uncharacterized protein LOC103988755, giving the protein MSDMKDDDVSESIELNQNEGKAMPSAEQEEQAIKKKYGGILPKKPPLISKDHERAYFDSADWALGKQGGHAQKPKGPLEALRPKLQPTPQQQVRSRRSVYASTENDDGVNAASEGVNENNGDANSGDQ; this is encoded by the exons ATGTCAGACATGAAAGACGATGATGTCTCTGAGAGCATTGAACTGAACCAAAATGAGGGAAAGGCCATGCCCTCAGCAGAACAGGAG GAACAAGCAATTAAGAAAAAGTATGGAGGAATTTTACCCAAGAAACCACCATTGATATCCAAG GACCATGAACGTGCTTACTTCGACTCTGCTGATTGGGCTCTAGGGAAG CAGGGAGGACATGCTCAGAAGCCCAAAGGGCCCCTTGAGGCACTTCGGCCAAAGTTGCAG CCTACACCTCAGCAGCAAGTACGCTCCCGGCGCTCAGTTTATGCTTCCACTGAAAATGATG ATGGAGTTAATGCTGCTTCTGAGGGTGTGAACGAGAATAACGGTGACGCCAATAGCGGTGATCAGTAA
- the LOC103988777 gene encoding serine carboxypeptidase-like 50, with amino-acid sequence MNALPSSSSFPTCSCRLSSLIHMESSIAPILLLFFSLFSSSSATSLFPEEARPTKSGYLPIGAASSPSSAALFYAFYEAQQPLSPIPQTPLLVWLQGGPGCSSMLGNLFELGPFLVSHDSPALRRNPASWNRRFGLLFIDNPLGTGFSVAPSLADIPRNQSAVAAHLISALRHFLDSDPSFPLRPLYITGESYAGKYVPSAGYYILRQNAQLPPNRRFNLRGVAIGNGLTHPIVQVGTHAASAYFTGLINERQRARLEELQAEAVQLVLAAKWPEAADARDRVLRWLQNATGLATLYDLTKKRPYETGMVAVLLNKDEVKEALSVAAGVAWEDCSDAVGEALYADVMKSTMFMVEELVRKSRVLLYQGVFDLKDGVVSTEAWIKEMKWEGLQSFMRAKREVWDVDGELAGYVQRWGSLSHVVVYGSGHLVPADQGEAAQAMIEDWVMEKGLFGDAAAAIV; translated from the coding sequence ATGAAtgctctcccttcttcttcttcttttccgacCTGCTCTTGTCGTCTCTCATCTCTCATCCACATGGAGTCTTCCATCGCCCCCATCCTCCTCTTGTTCTTCtcgctcttctcctcctcctctgcgaCTTCTCTCTTCCCTGAAGAAGCCCGCCCGACGAAGTCGGGCTACCTCCCCATCGGCGCCGCTTCGTCGCCATCCTCGGCGGCGCTCTTCTACGCCTTCTACGAGGCCCAGCAGCCGCTCTCCCCAATTCCTCAGACCCCGCTCCTCGTCTGGCTCCAAGGCGGCCCCGGCTGCTCCTCCATGCTCGGCAACCTCTTCGAGCTCGGCCCCTTCCTTGTCTCCCATGACTCCCCCGCCCTCCGCCGCAACCCGGCCTCCTGGAACCGCCGTTTCGGTCTCCTCTTCATCGATAACCCCCTCGGCACCGGCTTCAGCGTTGCCCCCTCCCTCGCCGACATCCCGCGCAACCAGTCCGCCGTTGCCGCCCACCTAATCTCCGCTCTCCGCCACTTCCTCGACTCGGACCCCTCCTTTCCCCTCCGGCCCCTTTACATAACCGGAGAGAGCTACGCTGGAAAATACGTCCCCTCCGCCGGGTACTACATCCTACGGCAGAACGCACAGCTGCCGCCAAACCGCCGATTCAACCTCCGGGGCGTCGCTATCGGCAACGGGCTCACGCACCCCATCGTCCAGGTCGGCACCCACGCCGCCTCCGCCTACTTCACCGGCCTGATCAACGAGCGTCAGAGAGCCCGGCTCGAGGAGTTGCAGGCCGAGGCCGTACAGCTCGTGTTGGCGGCGAAGTGGCCGGAGGCGGCGGACGCGAGGGACAGGGTCCTGAGGTGGCTGCAGAACGCCACGGGCCTGGCGACCCTGTATGACCTGACCAAGAAAAGGCCCTATGAGACCGGCATGGTGGCCGTGCTCCTCAACAAGGACGAGGTGAAGGAAGCGCTGAGCGTGGCCGCGGGGGTGGCGTGGGAGGACTGCAGCGACGCGGTGGGGGAGGCCCTGTACGCCGACGTGATGAAGAGCACCATGTTCATGGTGGAGGAGCTGGTGAGGAAGAGCAGGGTGCTGCTGTACCAGGGGGTGTTCGACCTCAAGGACGGCGTGGTATCAACAGAGGCCTGGATCAAGGAGATGAAGTGGGAGGGGCTGCAGAGCTTCATGAGGGCGAAGAGGGAGGTGTGGGATGTGGACGGCGAGCTCGCCGGGTACGTGCAGCGCTGGGGAAGCTTGAGCCATGTCGTCGTCTACGGGTCGGGCCACCTGGTTCCGGCCGACCAAGGGGAGGCGGCGCAGGCCATGATCGAGGACTGGGTCATGGAGAAGGGCTTGTTTGGGGACGCTGCCGCTGCCATTGTCTGA